The Bremerella cremea sequence GAGAAAGTAATTCGCCTCGGCAACCGTCGCTCCGTCGGCACGAGAGAGGTTCCAATCAGCTCCGCCTGGTATGATCTCTCCTTGCATCTTGGGCCCTTTGAAAGTACCGCCAGTGATCGGGATAACGCGGCGTTCTCCCTCTGGCATCTTTCCGACATGCAGCGGCTTCCCGATGTCGACGTACGAGGTATAGACCAATTCCAACTCCGGTACCGCAAACGATTTCTCCGCAGGTAAACTCCCAGATACCTGCGATGATTTGGGTTCTTTGATCCCCGAATAGGGATAGTTGCGTGCGGTTTGCCAGGCAATCTCTTGCAATGTTCGATTGAGCTTTTCGTCCCACTCTGGGCGGTTAGCACGTTTCAACAAATCGATCATCGGTAAGCCAACCGGACTCTCCTGATACAGCACCGCGTAATGCAAGTACGTGTTCAAGGCTTCCAGTGGAGGAGAGGGGTGCGCCGGATCGACGAATAGTTCGTCTTGGCTGGTCAACCCAGGGATTTCTTTGCGGTAAATTCTCGATCTTAATTCAGCAGCCGCTTGTGCCGTGGGGATAAGAAAGACAACATCCTTCCCTTTCCCATATCGCTTGTTCAGTTCTTTGATCTGGGCTTCCCCTGCTTTGATGTTAGGAACATTCATCTTGGCCAGTTGTTCTGGCGTCTTATTTCGATCAGGGACACTCCAAGCTCCCTTCGGAAATTCCTGATTGTCGATGTCACCTCCACCCCAAGAGAGCTGCACCAAAAAACGCATATCGGGATTGTGCTGCAGACCAAGCTTAACGAAGTTCTCTAATCCTTCATCCGGCAGTTGAATCGGCGACATCACAAAGACGCCGACCTGGCC is a genomic window containing:
- a CDS encoding DUF3237 domain-containing protein — its product is MKSNLNLLVPLILSVLLLPVSIAVAEDAQGTPVPQGEKLFYASHSLMWYVPELLGELAAARGIEGHQLLGLQKLGASRTLQHWQLPDGDNKAKQALKTGQVGVFVMSPIQLPDEGLENFVKLGLQHNPDMRFLVQLSWGGGDIDNQEFPKGAWSVPDRNKTPEQLAKMNVPNIKAGEAQIKELNKRYGKGKDVVFLIPTAQAAAELRSRIYRKEIPGLTSQDELFVDPAHPSPPLEALNTYLHYAVLYQESPVGLPMIDLLKRANRPEWDEKLNRTLQEIAWQTARNYPYSGIKEPKSSQVSGSLPAEKSFAVPELELVYTSYVDIGKPLHVGKMPEGERRVIPITGGTFKGPKMQGEIIPGGADWNLSRADGATVAEANYFLRTDDGVVIRISNWGVGAPPTGLRFTNPRFEAPHGKYDWLNQSVFVGTLDVDFSQPHPICIRVFCLK